One Brachybacterium aquaticum genomic region harbors:
- a CDS encoding Nif3-like dinuclear metal center hexameric protein, with amino-acid sequence MSTRTLGDLIGVLEAAYPLSWAEDWDRAGLVLGERSAEARRVLLAVDPTVAVAREAIEGGADLLVTHHPLLLRGASFLPADEGKGAVVTSLLRAGVGLWCGHTNVDRSTLGTVGAWIRALQLADPRPLLPGDEGEEAAHGSRRFGLGAVGELPEPTTVGALTARIAGLVPATARGILHTGAPEREVRTIAVCPGAGDSFLEAATGSGADVYITSDLRHHPALEHIEAAADPAAVPALIDVPHAASEALWLPLGAELLRGALPGLEVIVSDQVTDPWGGRAE; translated from the coding sequence ATGAGCACGCGCACCCTCGGCGACCTGATCGGCGTGCTCGAGGCCGCCTATCCGCTCTCCTGGGCGGAGGACTGGGACCGGGCCGGACTCGTGCTCGGCGAGCGCTCAGCAGAGGCACGGAGGGTGCTGCTCGCCGTCGACCCCACCGTCGCCGTCGCCCGCGAGGCGATCGAGGGCGGCGCGGACCTGCTGGTCACCCACCACCCCCTGCTGCTGCGCGGGGCGAGCTTCCTGCCGGCCGACGAGGGCAAGGGCGCGGTCGTCACCTCGCTGCTGCGCGCCGGGGTGGGCCTGTGGTGCGGGCACACCAACGTGGACCGCTCCACCCTCGGCACCGTCGGCGCATGGATCCGCGCCCTGCAGCTCGCCGATCCCCGCCCGCTGCTGCCCGGGGACGAGGGGGAAGAGGCCGCGCACGGCTCGCGCCGCTTCGGCCTCGGCGCCGTCGGCGAGCTGCCGGAGCCCACCACCGTCGGCGCCCTCACCGCCCGCATCGCGGGCCTCGTGCCCGCGACCGCCCGCGGCATCCTCCACACCGGCGCTCCCGAGCGCGAGGTGCGCACCATCGCCGTCTGCCCCGGGGCGGGGGACTCGTTCCTGGAGGCCGCGACCGGCTCCGGCGCGGACGTCTACATCACCTCGGACCTGCGCCACCACCCGGCGCTCGAGCACATCGAGGCCGCCGCCGATCCCGCCGCGGTGCCGGCGCTGATCGACGTGCCGCACGCGGCGAGCGAGGCGCTGTGGCTGCCGCTCGGCGCGGAGCTGCTGCGCGGCGCCCTGCCCGGCCTCGAGGTGATCGTGAGCGACCAGGTCACCGACCCGTGGGGCGGCCGCGCGGAGTGA
- a CDS encoding YaaA family protein: MLILLPPSETKTRPAEVGHRPLDLGELALPELREARETVLRAAHRTAAGADAARHLGVPASSPELVGRMLHLEQEPATAPLAVYSGVLYDQLEPGGGIPAGRRVLVQSALLGLVDAARDRIPAYRLSASSQLSRLGKAGSWWTPRLRPIAAQLRAELAEGPSPLVVDCRSGSYRSMMAMRSGEGVRVLEVAPVQEAGGVRKVISHDAKRYRGLVTRVLLAAEGTPTSAEELAEVVAEGLSGIAGRGASTLGVELDGDRLVVVDRVG; encoded by the coding sequence ATGCTGATCCTGCTGCCGCCCTCGGAGACGAAGACCCGCCCTGCGGAGGTGGGTCACAGGCCCCTCGACCTCGGCGAGCTGGCACTGCCGGAGCTGCGCGAGGCGCGGGAGACCGTGCTGCGGGCCGCGCACCGCACCGCCGCCGGGGCCGACGCCGCCAGGCACCTGGGCGTCCCGGCCTCCTCCCCGGAGCTGGTGGGGCGGATGCTGCACCTCGAGCAGGAGCCCGCCACGGCGCCGCTGGCCGTGTACTCGGGAGTGCTCTACGACCAGCTCGAGCCCGGAGGCGGGATCCCCGCAGGCCGCCGGGTGCTGGTGCAGTCCGCGCTGCTCGGCCTCGTGGACGCCGCGCGCGACCGGATCCCCGCCTACCGACTCTCCGCCTCCTCGCAGCTCTCCCGGCTCGGCAAAGCCGGGTCCTGGTGGACGCCGCGGCTGCGCCCGATCGCCGCGCAGCTGCGGGCGGAGCTCGCGGAGGGCCCCTCGCCGCTCGTCGTCGACTGCCGCTCCGGCTCATACCGCTCGATGATGGCGATGCGCAGCGGCGAGGGGGTGCGGGTGCTCGAGGTGGCGCCGGTGCAGGAGGCCGGCGGGGTCCGCAAGGTCATCTCCCACGACGCGAAGCGCTACCGGGGCCTCGTCACGCGCGTGCTGCTGGCCGCCGAAGGGACGCCGACGTCGGCCGAGGAGCTGGCGGAGGTGGTCGCCGAGGGGCTCTCGGGGATCGCCGGGCGCGGCGCGTCGACGCTCGGCGTCGAGCTGGACGGTGACCGGCTGGTGGTCGTCGACCGGGTCGGCTGA
- the ppgK gene encoding polyphosphate--glucose phosphotransferase, translating to MSKKAFGIDIGGSGIKGAPVHLGKGELAADRVRIETPQPSTPEAVAKTVVELVNSFDLDEDMPIGVTFPAIIKDGVAHSAANVDKSWIGTDVDKLLTEATGHDVFVVNDADAAGIAEMEFGAGRKSHGVVQVFTLGTGVGSATFVDGRLVPNTELGHVFLDSAEARKYEDAEKYMASSIREKEGLDWETWAGRLQEYFEHIELLFSPTRIIIGGGVSKKHEKYLPLLDLKAEIVPAELRNEAGIIGAAVLAHREEKALRKGKKTDDTHKAGK from the coding sequence ATGAGCAAGAAGGCTTTCGGGATCGACATCGGCGGCAGCGGCATCAAGGGTGCCCCCGTCCACCTCGGCAAGGGCGAGCTCGCCGCCGACCGCGTGCGGATCGAGACGCCGCAGCCCTCCACCCCGGAGGCCGTCGCCAAGACCGTGGTCGAGCTGGTGAACTCCTTCGACCTCGACGAGGACATGCCCATCGGCGTGACCTTCCCGGCGATCATCAAGGACGGCGTCGCCCACTCCGCCGCGAACGTGGACAAGTCCTGGATCGGCACCGACGTGGACAAGCTCCTCACCGAGGCCACCGGTCACGACGTGTTCGTGGTCAACGACGCGGACGCCGCCGGCATCGCCGAGATGGAGTTCGGCGCGGGCCGCAAGAGCCACGGCGTGGTGCAGGTGTTCACGCTCGGCACGGGCGTGGGCTCGGCGACCTTCGTCGACGGCCGCCTGGTCCCCAACACCGAGCTCGGCCACGTGTTCCTCGACAGTGCGGAGGCGCGGAAGTACGAGGACGCCGAGAAGTACATGGCCTCCTCGATCCGTGAGAAGGAGGGGCTGGACTGGGAGACCTGGGCCGGCCGTCTGCAGGAGTACTTCGAGCACATCGAGCTGCTCTTCTCCCCCACCCGCATCATCATCGGCGGCGGCGTCTCCAAGAAGCACGAGAAGTACCTGCCGCTGCTGGACCTCAAGGCCGAGATCGTGCCGGCGGAGCTGCGCAACGAGGCCGGGATCATCGGCGCGGCGGTGCTCGCCCATCGCGAGGAGAAGGCCCTGCGCAAGGGCAAGAAGACCGACGACACCCACAAGGCCGGGAAGTGA
- the map gene encoding type I methionyl aminopeptidase has product MTVEQEWIRPEGRARLVPGELSPRRTVPASIERPEYVDKDEAVSDSGPYVQSADVIARVREASRIAALALQAAGEATRPGATTDDIDRAVHDVLLENGAYPSTLGYLGFEKSCCTSLNEVICHGIPDSTVMQSGDILNVDVTAFIHGVHGDCNATFLVGDVHPRVQELVDVAYDAMMRGIKVARPGREVNVIGRVIEKFVGRHGMESVRDYTGHGVAEGFHNGLVIPHYDSAPMFDDVIEEDMTFTIEPMVTLGSQAWDQWEDGWTVVTRDGSYSAQFEHTMLITAEGPELLTVV; this is encoded by the coding sequence ATGACTGTAGAGCAGGAATGGATCCGCCCCGAGGGGCGCGCGCGACTCGTCCCCGGAGAGCTGAGCCCCCGCCGCACGGTGCCCGCGAGCATCGAGCGGCCGGAGTACGTGGACAAGGACGAGGCCGTCTCGGACAGCGGTCCGTACGTGCAGAGCGCGGACGTGATCGCGCGGGTGCGCGAGGCCTCCCGCATCGCGGCGCTCGCGCTGCAGGCCGCCGGCGAGGCGACCCGCCCCGGCGCCACCACCGATGACATCGACCGCGCGGTCCACGACGTGCTTCTCGAGAACGGCGCCTACCCCTCCACGCTCGGCTACCTCGGCTTCGAGAAGTCGTGCTGCACGAGCCTGAACGAGGTGATCTGCCACGGCATCCCCGACTCCACCGTGATGCAGTCCGGGGACATCCTCAACGTCGACGTCACCGCGTTCATCCACGGCGTGCACGGCGACTGCAACGCGACCTTCCTGGTGGGCGATGTGCACCCGCGCGTCCAGGAGCTCGTCGACGTCGCGTACGACGCGATGATGCGCGGCATCAAGGTGGCCCGGCCCGGCCGCGAGGTCAACGTGATCGGCCGCGTGATCGAGAAGTTCGTGGGCCGCCACGGCATGGAGTCGGTCCGCGACTACACCGGCCACGGCGTCGCCGAGGGCTTCCACAACGGCCTGGTCATCCCCCACTACGATTCGGCGCCCATGTTCGACGACGTGATCGAGGAGGACATGACCTTCACGATCGAGCCGATGGTGACGCTGGGCTCCCAGGCCTGGGACCAGTGGGAGGACGGCTGGACGGTCGTCACCCGCGACGGCTCCTACTCGGCGCAGTTCGAGCACACCATGCTCATCACCGCCGAGGGTCCCGAGCTGCTCACGGTCGTCTGA
- a CDS encoding SPOR domain-containing protein yields the protein MNEGTQYYYNLTTGAVEEGPQSSMSDLMGPYASREEAQKALATAAKRNEKWDQDDASWEGEAD from the coding sequence GTGAACGAGGGCACGCAGTACTACTACAACCTCACCACCGGCGCCGTGGAGGAGGGGCCCCAGTCGAGCATGTCCGACCTCATGGGCCCCTACGCCTCCCGCGAGGAGGCGCAGAAGGCGCTGGCGACCGCCGCCAAGCGCAACGAGAAGTGGGACCAGGACGACGCGTCCTGGGAGGGCGAGGCGGACTGA
- the panB gene encoding 3-methyl-2-oxobutanoate hydroxymethyltransferase, with protein MSTSSPSVPSKIRLRHLQLAKEQGRPFSMLTAYDQFSAKVFEEAGIETLLVGDSVGSTVLGHESTTATTHQDMLTFTAAVARSVTRPLIVADLAFGTYQTGPRDAVLHGIDLIRAGAEAVKLEGGTEMVPQIRALVQAGIPVIGHLGFTPQSVNSLSGHRVQGRDEETAQRLREDALAIQEAGVSAIVLELVPAAVAREITAALTVPTIGIGAGPDCDGQVLVWQDMAGLSGFHGKFVKAFADLRGELERAAAQYRTEVAERAYPGPEHSFE; from the coding sequence GTGAGCACTTCCTCCCCGTCCGTTCCCTCGAAGATCCGTCTTCGCCATCTGCAGCTGGCGAAGGAGCAGGGACGTCCCTTCTCGATGCTCACCGCGTACGACCAGTTCTCCGCGAAGGTCTTCGAGGAGGCCGGGATCGAGACGCTGCTGGTGGGCGACTCCGTCGGCTCGACGGTGCTCGGGCACGAGAGCACCACCGCCACCACCCACCAGGACATGCTCACCTTCACCGCCGCGGTCGCGCGCAGCGTCACCCGGCCGCTGATCGTCGCGGACCTCGCCTTCGGCACCTACCAGACCGGGCCCCGCGATGCGGTCCTGCACGGCATCGACCTGATCCGTGCGGGGGCCGAGGCCGTGAAGCTCGAGGGCGGGACCGAGATGGTTCCCCAGATCCGGGCGCTCGTGCAGGCCGGGATCCCCGTGATCGGGCATCTGGGCTTCACCCCGCAGTCGGTGAACTCCCTGTCCGGTCACCGGGTGCAGGGCCGGGACGAGGAGACCGCGCAGAGGCTGCGCGAGGACGCGCTGGCGATCCAGGAGGCGGGGGTGAGCGCGATCGTGCTCGAGCTCGTGCCTGCCGCGGTCGCCCGCGAGATCACCGCGGCGCTCACCGTACCGACGATCGGGATCGGCGCCGGCCCGGACTGCGACGGTCAGGTGCTGGTGTGGCAGGACATGGCGGGGCTGTCCGGCTTCCACGGGAAGTTCGTCAAGGCCTTCGCGGACCTGCGCGGGGAGCTGGAGCGCGCGGCGGCGCAGTACCGCACCGAGGTGGCCGAGCGCGCCTACCCGGGGCCGGAGCACTCCTTCGAGTGA
- a CDS encoding glutamine synthetase family protein encodes MGHLHDDVIRTVSDRDVRFIRLWFCDIAGTLKSIAISPADLENAFAEGIGIDGSTIEGLTRSYESDMLLRPDPATFELLAWRGDTNATGRMMCDVLTPDGEPAASDPRRVLKDTLARAEEKGLEFSTHPEIEFYLFEEPYEPSQPLRPIDHAGYFDHVHRGQGQDFRRAAIQHLEAMNIQVEYSHHENGPGQNEIDLRYADALTTADNIVTLRTVVKEVALSMNQVATFMPKPMIDQPGSGMHTHLSLFQGGKNAFHEPGAEYGLSRLGRQFIAGLLRHAPEYVAVTNQWVNSYKRLWGAQEAPSYICWGHNNRSALVRVPFHKPTKGTSSRVEFRGLDSSANPYLAFAVLLSAGLAGIEGEYELPEGAEDAVWDLTERERRAMGIEPLPTDLFRALEGFEGSELMASTLGEQVFEFFLRDKRQEWERYREQVTLYELRSTFSRV; translated from the coding sequence ATGGGACATCTCCACGACGACGTCATCCGCACCGTCTCCGACCGGGACGTGCGGTTCATCCGCCTGTGGTTCTGCGATATCGCCGGGACGCTGAAGTCCATCGCGATCTCGCCGGCTGACCTCGAGAACGCCTTCGCCGAGGGGATCGGCATCGACGGCTCCACCATCGAGGGCCTGACCCGCAGCTACGAGTCGGACATGCTCCTGCGCCCGGACCCCGCGACCTTCGAGCTGCTCGCCTGGCGCGGGGACACCAACGCGACCGGGCGCATGATGTGCGATGTCCTCACGCCGGACGGCGAGCCCGCCGCCTCGGACCCGCGCCGCGTCCTGAAGGACACCCTCGCCCGCGCCGAGGAGAAGGGGCTGGAGTTCTCCACCCACCCCGAGATCGAGTTCTACCTCTTCGAGGAGCCCTACGAGCCCAGCCAGCCGCTGCGCCCCATCGACCACGCCGGCTACTTCGACCACGTCCATCGCGGGCAGGGCCAGGACTTCCGCCGCGCCGCCATCCAGCACCTGGAGGCGATGAACATCCAGGTCGAGTACTCGCACCATGAGAACGGCCCCGGCCAGAACGAGATCGACCTGCGCTATGCGGACGCGCTGACCACCGCGGACAACATCGTCACCCTCCGCACCGTGGTCAAGGAGGTGGCCCTGTCGATGAACCAGGTCGCCACCTTCATGCCCAAGCCCATGATCGACCAGCCCGGCTCCGGCATGCACACCCACCTCTCCCTCTTCCAGGGCGGGAAGAACGCCTTCCACGAGCCCGGCGCCGAGTACGGCCTCTCGCGGCTGGGCCGGCAGTTCATCGCGGGCCTGCTGCGCCACGCCCCCGAGTACGTCGCGGTCACCAACCAGTGGGTCAACTCCTACAAGCGCCTGTGGGGCGCGCAGGAGGCGCCGAGCTACATCTGCTGGGGCCACAACAACCGCTCCGCGCTGGTGCGCGTGCCCTTCCACAAGCCCACCAAGGGCACCAGCTCCCGCGTCGAGTTCCGGGGCCTGGACTCCTCGGCGAACCCTTACCTCGCCTTCGCCGTGCTGCTCTCCGCGGGCCTGGCCGGGATCGAGGGCGAGTACGAGCTGCCTGAGGGCGCCGAGGACGCGGTGTGGGACCTCACCGAGCGCGAGCGGCGCGCCATGGGCATCGAACCGCTGCCCACGGACCTGTTCCGGGCGCTGGAGGGCTTCGAGGGCTCCGAGCTGATGGCCTCCACCCTCGGCGAGCAGGTCTTCGAGTTCTTCCTGCGCGACAAGCGCCAGGAGTGGGAGCGCTACCGCGAGCAGGTGACCCTGTACGAGCTCAGATCCACCTTCTCCCGGGTCTGA
- a CDS encoding bifunctional [glutamine synthetase] adenylyltransferase/[glutamine synthetase]-adenylyl-L-tyrosine phosphorylase — protein sequence MSTTSGGREPATTTGALARLGFNRTDRVQRFLSEPALAGLGEGAAEALGATADGDDAVLGLLRLAESARDAEQGKILEEFLGSVGTAGTPGHRLIRLLGQSVALGDVLARHPERLDVLREGDDELITPSAEVRETLLRAVGADPSAAVPVADGSGREVRDALRTEYHLRLAQIAAADASAPDPTVLQPQVSEAISDLADAALEAAAAIARATIDGQEKVRWSVIALGKTGARELNYISDVDVMHVVAPASDDVEEEDVITVGSALARELARACSERTGEGSLWQVDANLRPEGKDGPLVRTLDSYRRYYTEWAKSWEFQALLKARAAAGDRGLGGEYEQMVAPWVWQASTREGFVEDTRAMRRRVVAHIPRAEVDRNIKLGPGGLRDVEFTVQLLQMVHGRADEGVQGRSTLQSLASLGEGGYISREHVSEMDEAYRFLRCVEHRLQLHRLRRTQVLPTAQSDLRRLSRSLGLSTDDFTKRYQRTRRRVRQLHEEIFYRPLLLTASQLSDGQIRLSEEDAEARLSAIGYRDPGRALGHITALTEGISRRAKIQRQLLPAMLEWFSDGIDPDMGLLAFRRLSDAIGSAHWYLGLLRDSGLAAKRLTRVLAASRYVGEQLEQIPEAVRWLARDEQLVPLSREVLGREFLAVITRVDTVEEARDVLRRTRNRELLRVALAHLTGVASPREVALALTDLAEAVLEAGLLVAYHVVARDRGAVGEDAGTLDGAGEVDESTAPMLRERRTDPARALGVELTILSLGSFGAREMGYSSDADVQFIALDRGAGDATIEITNAVAAEIQKILNAPSARSDMKVNADLRPEGRMGPLTRSLASWRDYYRRDAETWEKQALLRARVVVACEAVAEELTAEMDRHRYPDGGLSRTDRRAITRMKARVESERLPRNADPSRHVKLGRGGMTDVEWCTQLLTLEHGHDVEGLRTTGTLDQLEAASAQGLLEAREAGELREAWILAWQIRRALFLWKGREGDVLPTDRNDLRALARLIDGPDGTAAELEDRYLKLTRRSRLVAERIIFDGEV from the coding sequence GTGAGCACCACCAGCGGAGGGCGCGAGCCCGCCACCACCACCGGGGCCCTGGCGCGCCTGGGCTTCAACCGCACCGACCGCGTCCAGCGGTTCCTGTCCGAACCGGCCCTCGCAGGGCTCGGCGAGGGCGCGGCGGAGGCGCTCGGCGCGACGGCCGACGGGGACGACGCCGTGCTCGGCCTGTTGCGTCTGGCCGAGTCCGCGCGCGACGCCGAACAGGGGAAGATCCTCGAGGAGTTCCTCGGGAGCGTGGGCACCGCGGGCACGCCCGGGCACCGGCTCATCCGGCTGCTCGGCCAGTCCGTCGCCCTCGGCGACGTTCTCGCCCGCCACCCCGAGCGGCTGGACGTGCTGCGCGAGGGCGACGACGAGCTCATCACCCCCTCCGCCGAGGTGCGCGAGACCCTGCTGCGCGCCGTCGGCGCCGACCCGTCGGCCGCCGTCCCCGTCGCCGACGGCTCCGGCCGCGAGGTCCGCGACGCCCTGCGCACCGAGTACCACCTGCGCCTCGCGCAGATCGCCGCGGCCGACGCGAGCGCCCCTGACCCCACCGTTCTGCAGCCCCAGGTGTCCGAGGCGATCAGCGACCTCGCCGACGCGGCCCTCGAGGCCGCCGCCGCGATCGCCCGCGCCACCATCGACGGGCAGGAGAAGGTGCGCTGGTCCGTGATCGCGCTCGGCAAGACCGGCGCCCGCGAGCTCAACTACATCTCCGACGTCGACGTCATGCACGTGGTCGCACCCGCCTCCGACGACGTCGAGGAGGAGGACGTGATCACGGTCGGCAGCGCGCTGGCCCGCGAGCTCGCCCGCGCCTGCTCCGAGCGCACCGGCGAGGGGTCCCTGTGGCAGGTCGATGCGAACCTGCGCCCCGAGGGCAAGGACGGTCCGCTGGTGCGGACCCTGGACTCCTACCGCCGCTACTACACCGAATGGGCGAAGTCCTGGGAGTTCCAGGCCCTGCTGAAGGCTCGCGCCGCCGCCGGGGACCGGGGGCTCGGGGGCGAGTACGAGCAGATGGTCGCGCCCTGGGTGTGGCAGGCCTCCACCCGCGAGGGCTTCGTCGAGGACACCCGCGCCATGCGCCGCCGCGTGGTCGCCCACATCCCTCGCGCCGAGGTGGACCGCAACATCAAGCTCGGCCCCGGAGGGCTGCGGGACGTGGAGTTCACCGTCCAGCTGCTGCAGATGGTGCACGGCCGCGCCGACGAGGGCGTCCAGGGCCGCTCCACCCTCCAGTCCCTCGCGAGCCTCGGCGAGGGCGGGTACATCTCCCGCGAGCACGTGAGCGAGATGGACGAGGCCTACCGGTTCCTGCGATGCGTCGAACACCGCCTCCAGCTGCACCGCCTGCGCCGCACCCAGGTGCTGCCCACCGCCCAGAGCGACCTGCGCCGCCTCTCCCGCAGCCTCGGCCTGTCCACGGACGACTTCACCAAGCGCTATCAGCGCACCCGCCGCCGGGTCCGCCAGCTGCACGAGGAGATCTTCTACCGTCCGCTGCTCCTGACCGCCTCCCAGCTCTCCGACGGGCAGATCCGCCTGAGCGAGGAGGACGCCGAGGCGCGACTCTCCGCGATCGGCTACCGCGATCCGGGCCGGGCGCTCGGCCACATCACCGCGCTCACCGAGGGCATCTCCCGCCGCGCCAAGATCCAGCGGCAGCTGCTGCCGGCGATGCTCGAGTGGTTCTCCGACGGCATCGACCCCGACATGGGCCTGCTCGCCTTCCGCCGCCTCTCCGATGCGATCGGTTCCGCCCACTGGTACCTGGGGCTGCTGCGCGACTCCGGCCTCGCCGCGAAGCGCCTCACCCGGGTGCTCGCCGCGAGCCGGTACGTCGGCGAGCAGCTCGAGCAGATCCCCGAAGCAGTGCGCTGGCTCGCCCGCGATGAGCAGCTCGTGCCCCTGTCCCGCGAGGTGCTGGGCCGGGAGTTCCTCGCCGTCATCACCCGGGTGGACACGGTCGAGGAGGCGCGGGACGTGCTGCGCCGCACCCGCAACCGCGAGCTGCTGCGCGTGGCGCTGGCGCACCTCACCGGGGTCGCCTCCCCGCGCGAGGTGGCCCTCGCCCTCACCGACCTCGCCGAGGCCGTGCTCGAGGCCGGGCTGCTGGTCGCCTACCACGTCGTCGCCCGCGATCGTGGCGCGGTGGGGGAGGACGCCGGCACCCTGGACGGCGCCGGGGAGGTCGACGAGTCCACCGCCCCCATGCTGCGCGAGCGGCGCACCGATCCCGCCCGCGCGCTCGGTGTGGAGCTCACGATCCTGTCGCTGGGCAGCTTCGGCGCCCGCGAGATGGGCTACTCCTCCGACGCGGACGTGCAGTTCATCGCCCTGGACCGCGGAGCGGGCGACGCGACGATCGAGATCACCAATGCGGTCGCCGCGGAGATCCAGAAGATCCTCAACGCCCCCTCCGCCCGCTCGGACATGAAGGTGAACGCGGACCTGCGCCCCGAGGGGAGGATGGGTCCGCTCACCCGCAGCCTCGCCTCCTGGCGGGACTACTACCGCCGCGACGCCGAGACCTGGGAGAAGCAGGCCCTGCTGCGCGCCCGCGTGGTCGTCGCCTGCGAGGCCGTGGCCGAGGAGCTCACCGCCGAGATGGACCGCCACCGCTACCCCGACGGCGGCCTCTCCCGCACCGACCGCCGCGCCATCACCCGCATGAAGGCGCGGGTCGAGTCCGAGCGCCTGCCCCGGAACGCCGACCCCTCCCGGCACGTGAAGCTCGGCCGCGGCGGCATGACCGACGTGGAGTGGTGCACCCAGCTGCTCACCCTCGAGCACGGCCACGACGTGGAAGGCCTGCGCACTACCGGCACCCTCGACCAGCTCGAGGCCGCCTCCGCCCAGGGCCTGCTCGAGGCCCGCGAGGCGGGGGAGCTGCGCGAGGCCTGGATCCTCGCCTGGCAGATCCGCCGCGCCCTGTTCCTGTGGAAGGGCCGCGAGGGCGACGTGCTGCCGACGGACCGCAACGACCTGCGCGCCCTGGCGCGCCTCATCGACGGGCCCGACGGCACAGCCGCCGAGCTCGAGGACCGCTACCTGAAGCTCACCCGCCGCTCCCGCCTCGTCGCCGAGCGGATCATCTTCGACGGCGAGGTGTGA
- a CDS encoding PD-(D/E)XK nuclease family protein: protein MTTPSLSADTPRGRMYRLEPEGPLMYPSITTVAGMRAKDFLQDWYATMASKRALDMYAWLDRNPDRAAAEISRVTRDRWGTQKRIAAAAPEYTRTAADFGTLVHAACEDWGRSGSRPTGERVGEIAEEMRTAQGAFAAEKDSADLIRRADVRLDGYGRFLDDFQPEFLEVEQTVVNHTVGYAGTTDAIVKIGNTVLSADIKTSKKVRGDYALQGVAVCRAELLLDEDGSTREMPDLTGAFIVHLPEKGGYQAVPLRTGDAEFEVFRSLRTAWSFEPDECALEPAGDPKALMLSLLRTKGGLGGIDSLG from the coding sequence ATGACCACCCCCTCCCTGAGCGCCGACACCCCGCGCGGCCGCATGTACCGCCTCGAGCCCGAGGGCCCGCTGATGTACCCCTCGATCACCACGGTCGCGGGCATGCGCGCCAAGGACTTCCTCCAGGACTGGTACGCCACCATGGCCTCGAAGCGGGCCCTGGACATGTACGCGTGGCTCGATCGCAACCCCGACCGCGCCGCCGCGGAGATCTCCCGCGTCACCCGCGACCGCTGGGGCACCCAGAAGCGCATCGCGGCCGCAGCCCCCGAGTACACCCGCACCGCCGCGGACTTCGGCACGCTCGTCCATGCGGCCTGCGAGGACTGGGGCCGCTCCGGCTCCCGGCCGACGGGGGAGCGGGTGGGCGAGATCGCCGAGGAGATGCGCACCGCGCAGGGCGCCTTCGCCGCCGAGAAGGACTCCGCTGATCTGATCCGCCGGGCGGACGTGCGCCTGGACGGCTACGGCCGGTTCCTCGACGACTTCCAGCCCGAGTTCCTCGAGGTCGAGCAGACGGTCGTGAACCACACCGTCGGCTACGCCGGCACCACCGACGCGATCGTGAAGATCGGCAACACGGTGCTGAGCGCCGACATCAAGACCTCCAAGAAGGTCCGCGGCGACTACGCCCTGCAGGGCGTGGCCGTGTGCCGGGCCGAGCTGCTGCTGGACGAGGACGGCTCCACCCGCGAGATGCCGGACCTCACCGGCGCGTTCATCGTGCACCTGCCCGAGAAGGGGGGCTACCAGGCCGTGCCGCTGCGCACCGGGGACGCCGAGTTCGAGGTGTTCCGCTCGCTGCGCACTGCATGGTCCTTCGAGCCCGACGAGTGCGCGCTCGAGCCGGCCGGCGATCCGAAGGCGCTCATGCTCTCCCTGTTGCGCACCAAGGGCGGCCTCGGCGGCATCGACTCTCTGGGCTGA
- a CDS encoding TetR/AcrR family transcriptional regulator: MTASEHVDSQLPADERILRAALHRFAAEGLGAPLRAVAADAGVSAGLIIHHFGSRENLLEACDQRALEVTRQEKGSLMTGGTTAMFAQLADAETYAPEVGYVLRRLQAGGPLVTALVDDFVDDAEEYLDAGVKAGLLSPSRDPRARARVLTETALGALLLQLPAQRAQMDLEELPRWLRSYTEQLMVPLLELYTTPLLTDSTLLDAYLAHAGKSAAAPPGTAPTDASPTSTTPPETDPPTDRSTP, translated from the coding sequence ATGACCGCGTCCGAGCATGTCGACTCCCAGCTGCCCGCCGACGAGCGGATCCTCCGGGCCGCACTGCACCGCTTCGCCGCAGAGGGGCTCGGCGCCCCGCTGCGGGCGGTCGCCGCCGACGCCGGGGTCAGCGCGGGGCTGATCATCCACCACTTCGGCTCACGCGAGAACCTGCTCGAGGCCTGCGACCAGCGCGCGCTCGAGGTGACTCGGCAGGAGAAGGGCTCGCTCATGACCGGCGGGACCACGGCGATGTTCGCCCAGCTCGCCGACGCCGAGACCTACGCCCCCGAGGTCGGCTACGTGCTGCGCCGCCTGCAGGCCGGCGGTCCGCTCGTCACCGCCCTGGTCGACGACTTCGTGGACGACGCCGAGGAGTACCTCGACGCCGGTGTGAAGGCCGGCCTCCTCAGCCCCAGCCGCGACCCCCGCGCCAGGGCCCGGGTGCTCACCGAGACCGCGCTCGGGGCCCTGCTGCTCCAGCTGCCCGCCCAGCGCGCGCAGATGGACCTCGAGGAGCTGCCCCGGTGGCTGCGCTCCTACACGGAGCAGCTCATGGTCCCGCTGCTCGAGCTGTACACCACCCCGCTGCTGACCGACTCGACCCTGCTGGACGCCTACCTCGCCCACGCCGGCAAGTCGGCGGCCGCACCGCCCGGGACCGCGCCGACCGATGCATCACCGACCAGCACCACCCCGCCCGAGACCGACCCGCCCACCGACAGGAGCACGCCATGA